From the genome of Thermogutta terrifontis, one region includes:
- a CDS encoding OprO/OprP family phosphate-selective porin, with the protein MLTQRRCWWKLSLVAGTTWAALWASSLWAQNSSNAYQYLDPAYIVGSQAGPSASGSQDELAQRVSQLEKALADIKAKEAAAAKKNAGKMSVNVDGRVYVDAVSFGQGAGSMATFGDAQDTVQFRTARLGAFGEGFDVFNYKIEVDFAARDSTDDQHTSFKDVYIGVKDLPWLNYVQIGHFKEPFSLEELTSSRYITFMERSTLNSAFVPARNVGVASYHVSENERMTFAFGGFRSIKDTPPYAANDNGGYAFTMRATYLPWYDEATSGRGLLHLGLGYSYRDVDDPNQRIRVRPEVAVGPRVVDTGIITNVEDYHLLDPEIAFVYGPFSIQSEYLVAFYNRSAGADPTFHGAYVQMSYFLTGESRSYNREKGAFDRVKPIENFFRVRTCDGDVETGWGAWELAYRYSWLDLDDAGVLGGTTADHTFGINWYWNPYMRLMFNYVHAQVSPANNAPNSDINVFEMRAQVDF; encoded by the coding sequence ATGCTCACACAACGAAGATGCTGGTGGAAACTGAGTCTCGTCGCCGGCACCACATGGGCGGCTCTTTGGGCGAGCTCCCTGTGGGCCCAGAACTCTTCGAATGCCTATCAGTACCTCGATCCGGCCTACATTGTGGGCTCGCAAGCCGGGCCGTCTGCCAGCGGATCACAAGACGAGCTGGCCCAGCGAGTGTCCCAGTTGGAAAAGGCCCTGGCCGACATCAAGGCGAAAGAAGCGGCGGCGGCCAAAAAAAATGCGGGAAAAATGTCGGTCAATGTCGACGGACGCGTCTATGTCGATGCCGTGTCCTTCGGCCAGGGGGCCGGTAGTATGGCGACATTCGGCGACGCCCAGGATACCGTGCAGTTCCGCACGGCACGCCTGGGGGCGTTTGGAGAAGGGTTTGATGTCTTCAATTACAAAATCGAAGTCGACTTCGCAGCCCGAGATTCAACCGACGATCAGCATACCTCTTTCAAGGACGTTTACATCGGCGTGAAAGACCTACCATGGTTGAACTACGTGCAGATCGGACATTTCAAGGAACCCTTCTCTCTGGAAGAGCTTACCTCGAGTCGATACATCACCTTCATGGAACGGAGCACCCTCAACAGTGCCTTTGTGCCCGCTCGAAATGTGGGCGTCGCCTCGTACCATGTCTCCGAAAACGAACGGATGACCTTTGCCTTCGGTGGGTTCCGCTCGATTAAGGACACCCCACCTTACGCAGCCAACGATAACGGCGGCTATGCGTTTACCATGCGGGCAACCTATTTGCCCTGGTACGACGAAGCGACCAGTGGCCGCGGACTGTTGCACCTGGGTTTGGGTTACAGCTATCGCGATGTGGATGATCCCAACCAGCGCATTCGGGTTCGTCCCGAAGTTGCCGTCGGTCCCCGCGTCGTGGATACCGGCATCATCACCAACGTGGAAGATTACCACCTGCTGGATCCGGAAATCGCTTTCGTCTATGGGCCGTTCTCGATCCAGTCGGAGTATCTCGTGGCCTTCTACAATCGCAGCGCGGGCGCCGATCCCACTTTCCACGGGGCGTATGTCCAGATGAGCTACTTCCTCACGGGAGAGAGCCGCTCCTACAACCGCGAAAAAGGAGCGTTTGATCGCGTGAAACCTATCGAGAACTTCTTCCGCGTGCGAACCTGTGACGGTGACGTGGAAACCGGCTGGGGTGCCTGGGAGCTGGCATACCGGTACTCCTGGCTCGACCTGGACGATGCGGGTGTGCTCGGGGGAACCACTGCCGACCACACCTTCGGCATCAACTGGTACTGGAATCCTTACATGCGGTTGATGTTCAACTACGTCCATGCTCAGGTGAGCCCGGCTAACAACGCGCCTAACTCTGACATCAACGTCTTCGAAATGCGTGCCCAAGTGGACTTCTGA
- the phoU gene encoding phosphate signaling complex protein PhoU, whose product MSVHLHRELDRLRGRLLSLAGEVEQQLQKAITAVLNRDPQLADEVEAGDRKIDQFEVELEEECLKVLALYQPVAADLRFLITVLKINNDLERVGDLAVNIARKARTLSQMPPVRMPFDLDGMWRKVQEMLRQSVDSLVNGDADAAEDVCKRDEAVNAQKKAIRQQVEQLIEQHPDQVKTWLQVLAVSRNLERVADHATNIAEDVIYLVRGHIVRHPARFRDRDQD is encoded by the coding sequence ATGAGCGTCCACTTGCATCGTGAACTCGACAGGCTCCGCGGACGGCTTCTCAGCTTGGCCGGGGAGGTGGAGCAACAACTTCAGAAAGCGATAACGGCGGTCCTCAATCGGGATCCGCAGTTGGCCGACGAGGTGGAAGCGGGCGACCGCAAGATTGACCAGTTCGAAGTCGAGCTCGAGGAAGAATGCCTGAAAGTCCTCGCACTCTATCAGCCCGTCGCCGCTGACCTTCGATTCCTAATTACTGTTCTCAAGATCAACAATGATTTGGAACGGGTTGGGGATCTGGCGGTCAATATCGCCCGCAAAGCCCGAACACTATCCCAGATGCCGCCCGTGCGGATGCCGTTCGATCTGGACGGCATGTGGCGAAAGGTCCAGGAAATGTTGCGGCAAAGTGTGGACAGCCTGGTTAACGGGGATGCCGATGCGGCCGAGGACGTGTGCAAGCGGGACGAAGCTGTCAATGCCCAGAAAAAGGCGATTCGCCAGCAGGTCGAGCAACTGATCGAGCAACATCCCGATCAGGTCAAAACATGGCTCCAGGTGCTGGCCGTTTCCCGCAACCTGGAACGCGTCGCCGACCATGCCACGAATATTGCCGAGGACGTCATTTATCTCGTTCGGGGCCATATTGTCAGGCATCCCGCCCGGTTCCGCGACCGAGACCAGGATTGA
- a CDS encoding rhomboid family intramembrane serine protease, translating to MIPLYDTIPSRNTPVAMYILILANALVFLLQLELPPPVLEQFFHHFGIVPYRYTHPELAYFLGMRLDYWPFLTSMFLHGGWLHIVGNMWTLWIFGDNVEDRMGPLRFTLFYLCCGVIAGIVHVLTNPNSTVPTIGASGAISGVMGAYFVLYPYARVITLVPVFFYPLFVAFPAVVYLGIWFLIQFFNGVGSLLPSDQVGGIAWWAHIGGFAAGILLCPFFLRSRGPCRHCYPDEYKTELGWLQW from the coding sequence ATGATCCCACTTTATGACACCATTCCCAGCCGCAACACCCCCGTGGCGATGTACATACTGATACTAGCCAACGCTCTGGTATTTCTTCTCCAGCTTGAACTTCCTCCACCCGTCCTGGAACAGTTTTTCCACCACTTCGGCATCGTCCCGTATCGCTACACCCATCCGGAACTGGCCTACTTCTTGGGAATGCGGCTGGACTACTGGCCGTTCTTGACGAGCATGTTTCTCCACGGCGGCTGGCTCCACATCGTTGGGAACATGTGGACTCTGTGGATCTTCGGCGATAATGTGGAGGATCGCATGGGCCCACTGCGGTTCACTTTGTTTTATCTCTGCTGCGGCGTGATCGCGGGCATCGTGCATGTCCTTACCAATCCGAACTCCACCGTTCCCACCATCGGGGCTTCTGGGGCCATTTCCGGCGTTATGGGTGCCTATTTTGTGCTCTACCCTTATGCCCGCGTTATCACCCTGGTTCCCGTTTTCTTCTATCCGTTGTTCGTTGCCTTCCCGGCGGTTGTGTACCTCGGCATCTGGTTTCTGATCCAGTTTTTTAATGGAGTGGGAAGTCTCTTGCCCTCAGATCAAGTGGGCGGTATTGCCTGGTGGGCGCACATTGGGGGGTTTGCGGCGGGAATCCTCCTGTGTCCATTTTTCCTCCGATCACGTGGCCCCTGCCGCCATTGTTACCCCGACGAATACAAGACCGAGTTGGGCTGGCTTCAGTGGTGA
- a CDS encoding exo-alpha-sialidase — MSTALQPSWLFPLAMGLVCAAVAGSQPASAAEASPDGAIVQKEFIFETAPFRSCHASTIVETEDGLLAAWFGGDREGAENVGIWLSRSEAGRWTAPVQVATGEQADGRRYPCWNPVLFRPRDGKIYLFYKVGPSPSRWWGMVKESPDNGKTWQPAVRLPDGFLGPIKNKPLELEDGTWICPSSTETPERPSRWRIHFEITKDHGQTWTKVSPPDGAEILDAIQPSILQVAPNRLVAIGRTRQGRIFWTASYDGGNTWTPVQRTVVPNPNSGIDAVTLADGRQLLVYNPTTRGRSPLSVALSQDGVDWKEVLTLEDEPEEFSYPAVIQTRDGLVHITYTWKRERIRHVVLDPRKLSLPKQQPVGGPRAQSVTAPLSRPNVIIVLTDDQGFGDLSCHGNPILFTPNIDRLAREGVRLRDFHVSPVCTPTRGQLMTGLDALRNGARSVPAATNMIWREIPTMAELFRKNGYRTGQFGKWHLGDHYPDRPFDRGFDKAIWFGGWGVASDVEFDNDCVNIRYREENRVAQANRYCTDFWFDKALEWMSECARQKETFLCYIATNAPHGPLWAQEKDAAPYQSLVRPNVANFFGMIANIDENMGRLENWLQETGLRDNTIVIFMTDNGGTAGRQVYNGGLREGKGSYYDGGHRVPCFIRWPAGGIQGGREVNQPTQIQDILPTLLELCGLSTPEGVRFDGLSLASVLRNPDATLPDRMFVVQYGGRVRAVKYDACVVWGPWRLVHGKELYNVAEDRAQTRDLSTQRPDIVARMRAFYEDWWSGVEKRVYEYQPILVGTEQENPVILSSNYWAGVDVDNHHRVSAAEGGPRGGPFHIRITRGGLYRIELRRWPFHTEEPLGSPGPKQTVAGRSLVNVITNRKALPIHGAVLRIGTHEMRAKTSPDAIGVPFEMELPEGDTQLQAWFQDSEGNDLCGAFYVKIELLRP, encoded by the coding sequence ATGAGCACAGCATTACAACCGTCCTGGCTGTTTCCTCTGGCAATGGGGCTGGTGTGTGCCGCGGTGGCGGGCAGTCAGCCTGCCAGCGCAGCCGAGGCATCTCCCGATGGTGCGATCGTGCAAAAGGAGTTCATTTTCGAGACCGCCCCATTTCGGAGCTGTCACGCATCGACAATCGTGGAGACGGAAGACGGTCTTTTGGCGGCATGGTTTGGAGGCGATCGGGAAGGCGCCGAAAATGTGGGCATCTGGTTGAGCCGATCCGAAGCCGGCCGATGGACGGCGCCGGTCCAGGTGGCCACGGGCGAGCAGGCGGATGGTCGCCGCTATCCCTGCTGGAACCCTGTTCTCTTCCGCCCTCGAGACGGCAAAATCTACCTGTTCTACAAAGTGGGTCCCAGCCCAAGTCGCTGGTGGGGCATGGTCAAAGAGAGCCCCGACAACGGCAAAACATGGCAACCTGCCGTCCGGTTGCCCGACGGGTTTCTTGGGCCGATCAAGAACAAGCCGCTGGAGCTGGAAGACGGTACCTGGATTTGCCCCTCCAGCACGGAAACACCGGAACGACCCAGCCGATGGCGCATTCATTTTGAAATCACCAAAGATCATGGCCAAACCTGGACCAAGGTGAGCCCGCCTGATGGTGCTGAAATTCTCGACGCGATTCAGCCTAGCATCCTGCAGGTTGCACCCAACAGACTGGTCGCCATTGGCAGAACACGGCAGGGGCGTATTTTCTGGACGGCGTCTTACGACGGAGGAAATACGTGGACACCGGTCCAGCGCACTGTTGTCCCAAACCCGAACTCAGGCATCGACGCCGTGACCCTGGCCGACGGACGTCAACTGCTGGTCTATAACCCAACCACTCGGGGTCGTTCACCCTTGAGCGTCGCACTTTCCCAAGACGGCGTGGACTGGAAGGAAGTCCTGACGCTGGAAGATGAACCGGAAGAGTTCAGCTACCCTGCGGTTATTCAAACCCGCGACGGTCTGGTCCATATTACTTACACCTGGAAGCGGGAAAGGATCCGCCACGTAGTCCTGGATCCCCGGAAACTCTCTCTCCCGAAACAGCAGCCAGTGGGTGGGCCCCGGGCTCAATCCGTGACGGCACCTCTTTCGCGTCCCAACGTCATCATCGTGCTGACGGATGACCAGGGCTTTGGCGATCTTTCCTGTCATGGAAATCCCATCCTGTTCACTCCCAACATCGATCGCCTTGCCCGCGAAGGTGTCCGCCTGAGGGATTTTCACGTGTCCCCGGTCTGCACTCCGACCCGCGGCCAGCTCATGACTGGCCTGGACGCCCTCCGTAACGGTGCACGGAGCGTACCCGCAGCTACCAATATGATCTGGCGCGAAATCCCCACGATGGCCGAACTCTTCCGAAAAAACGGTTACCGCACCGGGCAGTTCGGCAAATGGCACCTGGGAGACCATTACCCTGACCGGCCATTCGACCGTGGCTTTGACAAGGCCATCTGGTTCGGCGGGTGGGGAGTAGCCTCGGACGTGGAGTTTGACAACGACTGTGTCAACATTCGCTATCGAGAGGAAAACCGTGTCGCGCAGGCGAACCGCTACTGTACCGACTTCTGGTTCGACAAGGCGCTGGAGTGGATGTCTGAATGCGCCCGACAGAAAGAGACGTTTCTGTGCTACATCGCGACGAACGCACCGCACGGTCCCCTGTGGGCCCAGGAAAAAGATGCTGCACCGTACCAGAGTTTGGTGCGACCAAATGTCGCTAATTTCTTCGGCATGATTGCCAACATCGATGAGAACATGGGACGCCTGGAAAACTGGCTCCAGGAGACGGGGCTTCGCGACAACACGATCGTCATCTTTATGACCGACAACGGCGGGACGGCGGGCAGGCAGGTGTACAACGGCGGTCTCCGAGAAGGCAAGGGCAGTTACTACGACGGTGGACACCGTGTCCCCTGTTTCATCCGCTGGCCAGCGGGAGGTATCCAGGGTGGCCGGGAGGTCAACCAGCCGACGCAGATTCAGGACATTCTGCCGACATTGCTCGAATTGTGCGGCCTTTCTACTCCCGAGGGTGTCCGTTTCGACGGTCTCAGTCTGGCGAGCGTGCTGAGAAATCCAGATGCCACGCTGCCGGACCGCATGTTTGTCGTTCAATACGGCGGCAGGGTTCGCGCTGTCAAGTACGACGCCTGCGTGGTTTGGGGCCCGTGGCGACTCGTCCATGGCAAGGAATTGTACAACGTAGCAGAGGACCGTGCCCAGACAAGGGACCTCAGCACCCAGCGCCCGGACATTGTGGCCAGGATGCGCGCGTTCTATGAAGATTGGTGGTCGGGCGTGGAAAAGAGGGTGTACGAATACCAGCCCATCCTTGTGGGAACAGAACAGGAAAACCCGGTCATCCTTTCATCGAATTACTGGGCAGGCGTCGATGTGGATAATCACCACCGCGTTTCGGCGGCCGAGGGCGGTCCGCGGGGGGGACCGTTCCATATACGCATAACGCGGGGCGGCCTCTACCGGATTGAACTGCGCCGCTGGCCTTTCCACACGGAGGAACCGCTCGGTTCGCCGGGTCCCAAACAGACGGTTGCCGGGCGCTCATTGGTAAACGTCATCACAAACCGAAAGGCCCTTCCAATCCACGGCGCTGTTCTTCGTATTGGAACACACGAGATGCGAGCCAAAACCTCTCCCGATGCAATCGGCGTACCCTTTGAAATGGAATTACCCGAGGGAGATACCCAGCTCCAGGCATGGTTCCAGGATAGCGAAGGAAACGACCTGTGCGGGGCGTTCTACGTTAAAATCGAGCTATTACGGCCGTAG
- a CDS encoding glycosyl hydrolase, which translates to MWRDQSQRKRVQAVIAAAFTVVSFQSAVLAVPQNSQEVKQLLSEPPREYSSAPLWVWNDMLTDEQIVGTMEDLASQHVRQVFVHPRPGLMTPYLSEEWFRLWKLALNTAEKLDMNVWIYDENSYPSGFAGGWVPELMPESVGRGLSVKQVKRVQDIDPHAVAVFRLETDRYENVTPIIKEKKPLPDGQYLVFSLVRAEPSPWHGGRAYVDLLFPGVTEKFLQVTLEAYRREVGEAFGKRIPGSFTDEPRLLSAGQLTWTEDLAEEFEKRFGYNLVDHLPALVHSVGDWKKVRHDYYRLLLDLFVERWARPYFEWCEKHQLEFTGHYWEHEWPLCRFVPDNMAMYAWHQRPAIDCLMNQYAEHTHAQFGNIRAVRELSSAADQCGRTRTLCELYGAGGWDLRFQDMKRIADWLGVLGVNTFDEHLSYVTIRGARKMDHPQSFSYHEPWWSLYHVIADYLTRLSLVLSSGERVNEILILEPTSTAWLYQVDRATSSHLEQLGENFFNLVKSLEFGQIEYDLGCEHIMANLGKVQDGYLVVGKRKYHTVVLPQTCKNLEKTTLDLLRQFLLAGGTVLVCGDGPTLVDGRPSEALKECRDLPGWKKVDENELPELLDQRQDQAVRIAQQEGRRGLLLHQRRRLKDGEILFLVNTSDSEHAAGTIHARYLGAEVWDLETGEVRPASFVLKGEAIEIAFDLPPIGSLVLFLSHRANTPAPEAPTTEEEIALGPIHAERLDPNLLTLDYFDVKIQDEVRQGMYFAPACNWIFQKHGLPGNPWDRAVQFRDEIIRRQFPPDSGFQLTYRFEIKEKIPNQIWLVLERPDLYTVTCNGKPVPPPSGWWLDKSFGKIDITGLVKVGENLVTATASPMTMFHEAAAAYVLGDFSVTPAEKGFVITSPQDLHVGEAWNAQGCPLYPGRVAYRTTVQKSRADGRWLVRLGAWNGSVAQVLVNDTPAGVIYRPPYGCEITPLLKDGENEIAVVVTGTLKNTLGPHHAGTIRGSAWPHAFAQGPAEGPPPGTAYDTIAYGLFEPFRIIRQEVQESR; encoded by the coding sequence ATGTGGAGGGACCAGAGCCAGCGGAAAAGGGTGCAAGCAGTTATCGCGGCGGCATTCACAGTGGTGTCGTTCCAGTCTGCTGTGTTGGCTGTGCCGCAAAATTCGCAAGAGGTGAAGCAACTTCTGTCCGAGCCGCCCCGGGAGTATTCTTCCGCCCCTTTATGGGTATGGAATGACATGCTGACGGACGAGCAGATCGTGGGCACAATGGAGGACCTTGCCTCCCAGCATGTCAGGCAGGTGTTCGTCCATCCGCGTCCGGGACTGATGACTCCCTACCTTTCCGAGGAATGGTTTCGTCTATGGAAGCTGGCGCTAAACACCGCGGAAAAACTGGACATGAACGTATGGATTTACGACGAGAACTCTTATCCCTCGGGATTCGCCGGGGGCTGGGTTCCCGAGTTGATGCCGGAGTCGGTGGGACGCGGCCTCAGTGTCAAACAGGTCAAACGCGTTCAGGACATTGATCCCCACGCCGTCGCCGTGTTCCGTCTGGAAACCGATCGTTACGAAAATGTAACGCCCATCATTAAGGAGAAAAAGCCCCTTCCTGATGGCCAGTACCTGGTGTTTTCACTGGTGCGAGCCGAACCTTCCCCATGGCACGGCGGTCGGGCCTACGTGGATCTTCTTTTTCCCGGAGTGACGGAAAAGTTTCTGCAAGTCACGCTGGAAGCCTACCGGCGGGAAGTCGGAGAAGCGTTTGGCAAGAGAATACCGGGATCATTCACCGACGAGCCACGGCTGCTTTCCGCGGGCCAGCTCACCTGGACCGAGGACCTCGCCGAGGAATTTGAAAAACGATTCGGATACAACCTTGTCGATCACCTGCCCGCTCTGGTGCACTCGGTGGGCGACTGGAAAAAAGTTCGCCATGATTACTATCGGCTACTCCTGGATCTGTTCGTCGAACGATGGGCCCGCCCGTATTTTGAGTGGTGCGAAAAACATCAACTGGAATTCACCGGACATTACTGGGAACACGAATGGCCGCTCTGCCGGTTCGTCCCTGACAACATGGCCATGTATGCCTGGCATCAGCGACCTGCCATCGATTGCCTGATGAATCAATATGCGGAACACACACACGCACAATTCGGCAACATTCGGGCGGTGCGGGAGCTCTCCAGTGCGGCCGACCAGTGTGGGCGAACCCGCACTCTGTGCGAACTGTATGGGGCCGGTGGATGGGACCTCCGCTTTCAGGACATGAAGCGGATCGCGGACTGGCTGGGAGTGCTGGGCGTCAACACCTTTGATGAGCACCTCTCTTACGTCACCATCCGCGGCGCCCGCAAGATGGATCATCCACAGTCCTTTTCCTACCACGAGCCCTGGTGGTCCTTGTATCATGTCATTGCCGACTATCTCACCCGGCTCTCGCTCGTGCTTTCCAGCGGTGAGCGCGTTAACGAAATCCTGATCCTGGAACCCACCAGCACGGCGTGGCTCTATCAGGTGGACCGGGCAACGTCCTCCCACCTGGAACAGCTCGGCGAAAACTTCTTCAACCTGGTCAAAAGCCTGGAATTCGGCCAGATCGAGTATGACCTTGGATGTGAACACATCATGGCCAATCTGGGCAAGGTCCAGGACGGGTACCTGGTGGTGGGAAAACGGAAGTATCACACCGTTGTGCTGCCTCAAACCTGTAAAAACCTCGAAAAAACAACCCTTGACCTTCTCAGGCAATTCCTTTTGGCCGGCGGCACGGTTCTGGTTTGTGGGGACGGCCCGACACTCGTTGATGGCCGTCCCTCGGAGGCCCTGAAAGAGTGCAGGGATCTTCCCGGCTGGAAAAAGGTGGATGAGAACGAGTTGCCGGAGCTGCTGGACCAACGGCAGGATCAGGCGGTGCGGATTGCGCAACAGGAAGGCCGGCGAGGTTTGCTGCTCCATCAGAGAAGACGGCTCAAGGACGGGGAGATTCTTTTCCTCGTCAATACGAGCGACTCCGAACATGCTGCCGGGACCATCCATGCCCGGTATCTGGGTGCCGAAGTTTGGGACCTGGAGACGGGCGAGGTTCGCCCTGCATCATTCGTCCTGAAAGGTGAAGCAATAGAAATTGCCTTCGACCTTCCGCCGATTGGTTCCCTTGTGCTCTTTCTCAGCCATCGGGCCAATACGCCCGCACCTGAGGCACCAACCACGGAAGAAGAGATTGCCCTGGGGCCAATCCATGCAGAACGGCTCGACCCCAATCTGCTCACGCTCGACTATTTCGACGTCAAAATCCAGGATGAAGTGCGTCAGGGCATGTATTTCGCGCCGGCCTGCAATTGGATCTTTCAGAAACACGGGTTGCCAGGCAATCCGTGGGATCGGGCCGTGCAATTTCGGGACGAAATCATCCGCAGGCAGTTCCCGCCCGATAGCGGATTCCAACTAACCTATCGCTTTGAAATCAAAGAAAAAATTCCGAATCAGATTTGGCTCGTGTTGGAAAGGCCTGACCTTTACACCGTGACCTGCAATGGCAAGCCGGTTCCCCCGCCAAGCGGCTGGTGGCTGGACAAGAGCTTCGGCAAAATCGACATCACCGGGCTGGTGAAGGTGGGCGAGAATTTGGTCACGGCGACCGCCTCTCCCATGACGATGTTTCACGAGGCCGCCGCGGCCTATGTGCTGGGCGACTTTTCAGTCACCCCGGCCGAAAAAGGTTTTGTCATTACCTCGCCTCAAGATTTGCATGTTGGAGAGGCTTGGAATGCTCAGGGTTGCCCACTTTATCCAGGCCGGGTAGCTTACCGCACGACAGTGCAAAAGTCTCGGGCCGACGGACGCTGGCTTGTTCGACTGGGAGCGTGGAACGGTTCCGTCGCCCAGGTGCTTGTGAATGACACGCCAGCGGGGGTGATCTATCGGCCACCGTATGGGTGCGAGATCACGCCGCTCCTCAAGGACGGTGAAAATGAAATAGCCGTCGTCGTGACGGGCACGCTCAAGAACACGCTGGGACCTCATCATGCGGGCACCATTCGGGGATCCGCCTGGCCCCATGCTTTTGCCCAGGGCCCGGCCGAGGGACCGCCGCCGGGAACGGCGTATGATACAATTGCCTATGGATTGTTCGAGCCGTTCCGCATTATCCGCCAGGAGGTTCAGGAATCGCGTTAA
- a CDS encoding SDH family Clp fold serine proteinase has product MNVMDIFWIFLMLSALQPVLRQKMIEAARQRMIARIERKRQSRVIVLIHRQETMSLLGFPIFRYIDINDSEEVIRAIQLTDPQIPIDLVLHTPGGLVLAALQIARAVHHRPGKVTVFVPHYAMSGGTLIALAADEIVMCKHAVLGPVDPQINQQPAASVLKVLQRKKPDEIDDQTLILADIAEKAISQVRMCVKELLSDKMPEEKADEVARLLSEGTWTHDFPLTAEMAQQLGLPVSTDMPTEFVQLLQLYPQPRRGQPTVEYIPAPYHYHPSRTKT; this is encoded by the coding sequence ATGAACGTGATGGACATCTTCTGGATTTTTCTCATGCTTTCTGCTCTTCAGCCGGTGCTCCGCCAGAAAATGATCGAGGCGGCCCGGCAGCGGATGATCGCTCGCATCGAGCGGAAACGCCAATCCCGGGTGATCGTGCTCATCCATCGTCAGGAAACGATGAGCCTTCTGGGGTTTCCGATCTTTCGCTATATCGATATCAATGACTCCGAGGAAGTCATCCGTGCCATCCAACTGACCGACCCACAGATCCCTATCGATCTGGTCCTGCACACACCGGGAGGGCTGGTGCTGGCCGCACTCCAGATAGCTCGGGCAGTCCACCACCGGCCGGGCAAAGTCACGGTATTTGTCCCCCACTATGCGATGTCAGGCGGGACTCTCATTGCTCTCGCAGCCGACGAGATTGTCATGTGCAAGCATGCCGTCTTGGGACCGGTGGACCCCCAGATTAATCAGCAGCCAGCCGCCTCGGTTCTGAAGGTGTTGCAAAGGAAAAAGCCTGACGAGATCGACGACCAAACTCTCATTCTGGCAGACATTGCCGAAAAGGCCATCAGCCAGGTCAGAATGTGCGTCAAAGAACTTCTCAGCGACAAGATGCCCGAAGAGAAGGCCGATGAAGTGGCCAGACTGCTTTCGGAAGGCACATGGACGCACGATTTCCCGCTTACCGCCGAGATGGCCCAGCAATTGGGATTGCCGGTGAGCACGGATATGCCAACCGAATTCGTGCAACTTCTCCAGTTGTATCCGCAGCCCCGACGGGGCCAGCCCACCGTGGAATATATCCCGGCACCGTACCACTATCATCCCTCGCGGACCAAGACCTGA
- a CDS encoding TetR/AcrR family transcriptional regulator, which translates to MSHFPEDTKSRLLTAAGELFAELGYEGATARQICERAGVNIAAINYHFKSKEHLYVEAVKAAAPLFRPEEADLERRLEELKQSGDRHQAAQLLADYIRLMTRHMIAEVVPEWKVKLMMREMLEPHESCCEFFRQHIQRNFTILLGILEILFREEMPPERRIQTGLSIVAQCLHYRMAHDVLEFLVPPELRGKFTAEDVARHIIEFTFSALGLTLPFVTQWTQEAASSANAGN; encoded by the coding sequence ATGTCGCATTTCCCTGAAGATACGAAAAGCCGCCTGTTGACCGCCGCCGGTGAGTTGTTTGCCGAACTCGGATACGAGGGGGCCACGGCCCGGCAGATTTGCGAACGAGCGGGTGTCAATATCGCTGCTATCAACTACCATTTCAAGTCCAAAGAGCATCTCTATGTGGAGGCCGTAAAGGCGGCGGCGCCGCTGTTTCGTCCGGAGGAAGCCGATCTTGAGCGACGTCTGGAGGAACTGAAGCAATCAGGGGACCGGCATCAGGCTGCGCAACTGCTCGCTGATTACATCCGGCTGATGACGCGCCACATGATCGCCGAAGTCGTGCCGGAGTGGAAAGTCAAACTCATGATGCGGGAAATGCTCGAGCCGCACGAAAGCTGTTGCGAGTTTTTCCGGCAGCACATCCAGCGCAACTTTACAATTCTGCTGGGAATACTGGAGATACTATTTCGTGAGGAAATGCCACCCGAGCGCAGAATTCAAACCGGCCTCAGCATCGTCGCGCAGTGCCTGCACTATCGCATGGCCCACGATGTGCTGGAATTTCTGGTGCCACCGGAGCTGAGGGGCAAATTCACGGCCGAAGATGTTGCCCGACACATCATTGAGTTCACATTTTCGGCCCTCGGTTTGACGTTGCCGTTTGTCACCCAGTGGACGCAGGAAGCTGCTTCCTCCGCGAATGCTGGCAACTGA